Genomic segment of Drosophila simulans strain w501 chromosome 2R, Prin_Dsim_3.1, whole genome shotgun sequence:
TACGAGGAGCAGGGCAAATCAGCGATCATCAAACACGCAATTCAACTTTGGCGGCGCACAAAAGCatgctatatatttttgccatatctacgcacacccacacacacaaaatatgAATCAAAATGAATGGAACGCAGAACTCAAATCTCCCACAATGAAACTAAGGATTGtatgtaataatataataatttataaattctaCATTTAATGATAAAAACATCTTCATACATGTACCTATGTATGTGACTGTATCTAGCGAATGGCATTTAACCCCCAGTAtgttgaattgtttgattagacttattattataattattatgtatatgctttgtatgtatgtattttgtgcattttgattttacataaCGATTTAGCTGCAATGaatttatattgttattttaatagTATTTCTTTTGTATCTGCCCAGTTCACTACTtctctcctcctcctccttctccttctcctcatCCCTTGCGCAAATATCCTCACTTGTGCTCTTGCTCTAGTTGGACGGAAATCCATTTatgttttatagtttttaagcctaatttatgtaaacgcacacaaaaacacacacaacttaAACATCAACTAAGTAAGTTTATtagcgaaataaatattatttaacattcaAAAAGAACAAAGAACAGAAGAGTAAGGACAAtttgcgaaaacaaaaagcgaaacgaCATCGTTTCGACTTTTAATTGGCAACCCCAGCAGATCCAGTGAAACTTTTCAAAAGTTGTGTTGGCCACAAAGTCCGTACAATTCCAAGATTTTATATACCGATCAGCGAACATTCACTTCTACGCATTTACTTAGGTCAGCCAAcactttcccatttccatgACCCCACCCGACCTCTCTACTATATCCTGGCCCAATCAAATACTGTAATATTTAATACGTATGTATTTCCATTCAACTTGTAAAATTctaccaaaaagaaaaaacaaaaacgcaaaaaccattttcaaataaaactatttattcaaaaacaaaaaccaacagccattttgttattttcgttATTTGTTTCATGATTTCCTTACAGCCAGCAAGAGGTTTTGCATGAATTAGATTACCTATGTAGTTACTGCTGGCTTCGAATTTGgggtaaacaaaataaaacaagtaaTAAACAGCAGACGATCAGTGTATAGTCACTTGACCAGTAATGCAAAAGATCAAGAACACGAGAGTTTAATAATTGTATgtaactataaataaataccaaatcgatatatttattgacaatttaattaagccaCAAACAAGAAAGTTATTCATTTACCTTCGAGACAAAAGTAAACAAGGTCGGtctatatatacagatatataaatttaaataaatatatttagtaaAGGGAGAACAACAAATTGCTacaaacaaacatacatacatatgtactataTTTTTCTcgtaaataattattaatcgAATACTCATACGGTAGCGACTATAATTTACCTCCTCGATGTCGCTCAACTTTCGAATCAGCAGAGATCGCCGAACTAAATAACTAATGAAAGCAGCATTCAAGTAATAGCAACATTCGATCATATAGTACAGCATAGTGTTAACCGCATTATATCGAATAaactttttcatattttcaataCTAAATGGAATAGAACGGAACGGAAATGGAATCAAacataattcatatttttctaaaGCTCATACACCTCTTTgctccacacacacccacataaCTCATAAAATCGCAAGTCGCACCACTACTAAAATTACTTTAATAGCagttaaaacatttataagtGAAATCCATAAAGAGCTATAACAACGGTAATGTTAATTACTTCGAATCAAATGTCCGCGGACATTCAGACACACGATTTTTGTGAGTGGCGAATACCAAACTTTGGGATTTTAAGAGGAGCTGGAGGAAAGACGAGGTGGCCAGTGGAACCAAGAGTATAGGTTAGACAAAGTTTAGACATTGTATCTAATCTAATTTGTAGCCTAATTATAATTGCTTTGGTTGTCCCATGCAACAGATCAGATTTGTTTAACTATTTATATACTTACCTATATTAACGTATGTGGAAATATAATTCTCCTCAATTCTTGAGCTCCTTTTCTCTCTCTAATGACCACATGGATGAAGTGTAGCTAATGGCCCAtggaaaaattttaaaatgagtttGAGGCGAGCCACGGAAGCTAACTAAGCTCGAAACATGATGAATGAATTTGAATcgttgaattaaaaatttaaaataatatataaaacataaaaataatgataTAAAAACTGAAGTAAACCGAAATGTTTGTATGTAAAAGAAACTCAAAACGTTAGAGATCAtctacaatttaaataaatataaataaaaccaagcaagtttgttgtttcttaataaaaAGCTAGACCCAACTACTGGGTCCACAAATACatccacgtagtgacgaagcgctCTTGCGTGGCTGGATTTTGAAACAATATTAAGGATCAGGAGAGAAAGTGGTGAAATGCCACTAATTCCCTTATTCGTCacgtaaattaaaaatttttcatttttcgtcAGAATTTTGCTTGATAAAAACTCTCCAAAATTCTTGGAAatttttctataaaaataGTTACCTGGTCTGTAAATTAATGTCTTTTCACAAAGCCTTCCCAAGACGACGTCTCTGTGCAAATTCTTGGAAACTTAACGGGACCAGGTAGAACAACCCCTTTgaagcattttcaatttgatgatTTCGTGGTACAGTTGACCAGTACAATTACATAACTTATCAGATGATTTTTGTCACAGGTAGGAGAACCGTGTATGTAGGAGCTACTGAAACTGTACTAATTTCACCTCATTTTGACTGAAATTTTCGTTTTGTAGACCCTGTAAAACAGCCAGTTTCATTTTTGAAAGTCTACGAAGCCAAAGCAATACAATTACCTCTAAACCTTGTGTTGCGTTTTATTGTGGAATATTTTAGGAAGAATTCTGGctattttttacaattttgtaTGGGGTATCCCCAAAATCCCTAAAATCTTTATCAGGAATTCCTCTAACATAAATCTGTTACGTCTAATCTATTGCATTGTCTACTCTAAAAGTTTCTTTTTTGATTTGGGCGTGGATATGGTTCGCAAGGACACCCGACGTGGCGTCTTGTTGTTCGGCGTAGATGGCCCCGATTCAGTCGGATTTTTCGGTGTTTCCTCTTGCGTATCCTCGTAGACCAGACGAATGTCCTCAGTTCGCTCGCAGGTGGCCTCACTGGCTTCTATTACCGCAGGTTCCGTTTCGGTCTTTATAGTCTCCGGCAAGGGTTTTTCAGAATCCTTCGTTGTCGCTGGCAGAGGTGTGATGCCCTCCTCGAGGGGCCAGGCATCCATGGCCTCCTCCATTGGGACCACAGGCGAGTTCACCGGCATTTCGATGAGTACGCGTGGGGTTCTCCTCACTGCAATGGGAGTAGCTTGCTTGGCGGGTTGGCTTTTCGGCGTTAGATTAAAGTGGCTGGAGCTGCCAGGAGTTCGTGGCTGGCGACGCACTTGGATTGGTGTTGCGGGTCGGGacttcttctcaggcgactcGAACTTTTCATCAGAACTGATGATCACCTTGTCCATAACCGGGATAACTCCAAGTGCCGGCTGTGATGTTTTTGCTGGAGGCACTGCCTCTGGGCTCATCTTGCGCTTGACAGGCGATGCCTCTGTTTTCTGCACTTCAGCTTCTTCTTTGGGCATGCTCGATTCGTTATTCCCCTTATCCTCCGGCTTACGCGGAGCTCTGCGTATAGCAATCGGCATGGGTGCAGTCGAATTTTTACGGGGCGAACGCCTGATGGCGATGGGAGTGGGTTTCATCTCTCCGCTGGCGTTTGTTTTGGGACTGTTTGTTTTAGTCGAACTGACACTATGCGTTGATGACTCGTTTTCAGCATCCAGCTCGGGTTCCCCTACCTCTTTGATACCCGCTTCGGAAGCCCTTCTAATTGTATTCGGTTTCGATTTTTCCTGCAGTGGTTTCCGTGAGGCTGTCACTTCATCTAACGATGCCTTGCGGAGCTTTTGCCTCTTCTTTTTCAACACCGTTGCATTCTCCGAAGATTTTAGAACAACGCTCAGCACTGCTTCCATATCTTCATAGCAGTCGCCCAGCTCGTTCGGCTCGAAGGTAATCAGTGAGCAGTAGCCATCGGTGCTGGACACTATCAGGACGGTGCCGTCGCTCGACCAGGTCAAATCCGTAAGCCTGCTGTAGTGGATGTTGGAGACAATGGCAAACGGCACCGGCTGCTGGGTGTCGTAGAAGAACACCGCGTTCTTTGTGGCCACAGCATAGATCATGCGGTACGGCAGTGAAATGATCGGAGGATTCTTCTCCGCATTGTACGGTCTCAGACGGTACAGTACCGGAGAGCAGCGAACAGCCACCGCGTATTCGTTGGGAAAGGGCAGCACAAAGGCGGGTTTGGACAAATCATGGCGACTAAACCCATAGCTGGTGTTTATGGGTTTCACAACACCATCGTAGTCGGTAATTCCTGACGGCGTTAACAGCAGATTACCATCGGGTGTGAAGCATAAGCGGCGAAAGAAGGTCTGCAAGGTTCCATCTTGGTACAATCGCATGCTCTTGCCGTGCATCTCGTGGTCCTCTTTTACTGGGAGTGCACATTTGCTGACTCGGTGCAGCACTCGCTTGGTATTGACATCAAATATCCGCATTTGTCTAAAAGAAATTTAACTTCCTTCGATTaaagttcaaatattttggACTCTATACTGCTTACCTGTCGGTGCTCATGGTGGCGATGTATTGATTGCAGGGATCCCAGGCCACGCCCTGTACATAGCCCTTGTGGTCATCTAGAATAGCCAGTGATTTGCCACTGTGCACATCCCAGAGCATCGCTGTGTTATCCACGGATCCGCTGACCAGAAACTGTGAGTTCGGCGCCCAGCTGAGATCGTAGATATCCTCGCGATGGCCGCGCAGTACCTTGAGGGTCAGCCAGACCTCCTTGTCCTGTTCACTGCAGCCATCGGCGTCCACAATGTTGACAACTTCGTGGTCGGCCTTCTGTTTCCATATAAAGACAACACTCTCGTCATCGCCGGATGCCAACAGTTCTCCGTTCGGCGACCAGCGGACGGCGTTGACAGCACGCTGATGCCGGGACAGGTCGGCGGCCAGCTCCACATCCACGCCCTCAGCGTCATCACTTCGGTTCACATACCAAATGAGGACATGGGCATCCGAACCACCAGAGGCTAGGCGGCATATCGTCGGAGAGCGCAGACCCAGGCCATTTTGCTGTATATCCACACTCAGGACAGGATCGCGGTTGTGCCACGAAATCTCGGGTATCTTGCACTTCATCCTGTTTACTTAATTGGCCGCCGTTGATTACTTGAAGTGCGAAGAGAAAAATCACTTTATGCGGCAGAATTCGCGCCTAAAAGTGTGACCTTCGGTCACGGAAATACCAAATAGTGCTGTTATCGATTCCTGTTATCGTTGACGGAGCGATTGCATGGCGAAACGAGGGCTGCACAAGCACTATTAAAATGGTAAACAAAAGTTGGGAATTCTGATTTCTTACAgtttttaagcaatttttcatgtttttgcAGTCTGTAACGCTGCACACCGACGTGGGTGACCTCAAAATAGAGCTTTTCTGCGATGCCTGCCCCAAGGCCTGCGAAAATTTCCTCGCTCTGTGCGCCAGCGACTATTACAGCGGCTGCGTCTTCATCCGGAACATCAAGGGATTTATTGTCCAAACTGGAGATCCTACGAACACCGGAAAGAATGGACAGTCCATTTGGGGCCAGAAGTTCGACGACGAGTTCAAGGAGACCATCAAGGTGAGCGGGCTACCTAGGTTTTACTAGAAAAATCCACTATTCAGTTGCAACACGCCGGCTGGTTTTAATACCCTGTGCTCCGTTTTTAAGAGGTATATTGTATCTAATCTTAAAATGTAACAAGCGGTACATGAATCTCAAAATGTTTGTTGATTTCCAtaccatttaaaatttttatatttcattaggTAGGATTCGTTTTTAAGTCTAAAATATTTCCAGGACTGTATCCTTTAATTCTTGGTCATTTAATTCTTCAGCACACTGATCGAGGAATGGTTTCCATGGCCAACAACGGACCCAACGCCAATGCCAGCCAGTTCTTCATTACCTACGCCGCCCAGCCAAATCTTGACTTGAAGTACACGCTCTTCGGCCGTGTGATCGATGGATTCGATGCCCTGGACGAACTGGAGAAGTTGCCCGTCAATCCCAAGAACTATCGTCCCCACGTGGACAAGAAGATCAATGGAGTAACCATACATGCCAATCCCTTGGCGACGTGATAGAGAACACACAAAGGCCAATCGTACgcttaaaatgaaatatatttatagcaCTTAAGGTTACGCGATTTCTTCGATTACAGACTAATTGATTGAGAAACATCAAATATTGTGCAAAAGTATCTAAAGACTAAATCTTAAAACCAGCCAAGTcacaattgtttataaaaaattgcattgtttATGTATAACTCTCACGACGACTTTTGCACTTCATTTGGAACTTAAGCTAGACGGATGTATCAGATGTGTTTAAAACGACCAACTAGAGGGgtaaaaacaaatgctaaCAAGAATCTCGACTACATGGACTAAGCGGGATTATGTGGATTTGCCGTTTGTGAGTGATTTGGCGGGCTTCGGATGGTCCTTCAtgtgctgctcgaacatgCTGCGAATGTCGGTCAGAGCCTGCGATATGTTCTGAGCGAAGCGATGCACATCCTGTAAAGAAAACAATTCGATTAACTGCGCTCCATCCTACGAATCAGGGCTCCTCCTTACCGTTTGCTGGCACGTAGTCTTCGCTGAGATATGGAAGAATATCAGGTTCTCTCCGGCAATAATGTACGACACACCGTAACCATCATCGGCCACGGGCCCAAAGCCGCCTCCAGCGCTGATGCAGTTCGGATGCTTCTTCAGGTCCATCTTCGGCGTCTGGCCGTGCGGAGTCTGACTAGTGGACAGGCGCCAGGGTTCGCTGAGCACTTCGTTGAGGAAGGGTGAATCCACCTCCAGGTACTTGGAGACCACATACAAGCAGAACAGATGCCTGTCGATGCCACGACCGCACATGGCATCCTGGTAGCCCAACTGGTGGCGATCGCAGGCAGCCTGTAGCATCTTCACACGCTCATCGTTCTGCACAGCAAGGATATATGGATTAGCCTTTGATctagttaaataaaattcaataatcTTACGGTTGTATTTGGGTTCTGCATGGCCTTAACCCAGGCGGATGACTCAATGGTGCACGGACGCACTGTCTCAGTTCTTCCTTCGCGGAACAGACGGGTCATGGAGGCCTCATATGTCAACGAGAAGCGACCGGCATCCCGGTAGTAGGCCAACTGCAGGGCCATTTGTATGTAGGCATCCGGTGAGATGCGGCACTTCTTCATAAAGCCCTTGCCGTAATCCTGGTGCACCAGGATGCGCAGATTCACCTCGTTGATTAGCTTAGTCACATCGATGGTGGCCTCTTCGATCTGCGGCAGGCATGGCTTAAGATCCCAAGTGAGCctggtgggcgtgggtggCTGGAACTCCGGGATGCCCTTTGTATTACCCGTTTCATCATATCTACAGGGTTACCAAGGAATAGGTTAGCATTGTTGGGGAGATgtttttttgggcaaatttATGGCAAGCAACGTAAATCAAAGTATTGTTAATTTTGTGTAATTGTTGTTAgtcacaaaaacaaaataaactaaatgtttgcttttgggTTGATTACAATTTGTAAATACAGTAAATGAAGGCAGTAAGGAAAGTAAGGAAATCAAACTAAAATGGCCAACTTAAgcttatataaaatatgcttAGTACTGATCAAACTATTCCTGATGTCATAGATTAATAATCCCTTAATAAGTGTTTTGCACTCGCGTACTAGACTTTGTATGTTTTAAGTTCGTTAGTTAGCTAGTTAGCTAGTATTTACTGTATGGCGAGATCATTAAAGCTTTTAGCGCCTACTGATCTCTCGTAGTCAACCCAAAAATGACTTAAATAGCTTTGCTTTGTGCTTGTGTGCTTTGTAGTTAAGTGTTTACCCATAAATATCATCACCAAATATATACTCCCACAGGTGTCCCAAAACCGGTGCATCGGCCCTATAAAAAAGTGTAAATGgtgtaaataaattgttagGCCACAACCGgagttaataaaaataataataattattgatTGGGACAATGGGTGATAGGTGATGATAACTAAACGCAGCCAACCGAAACCGACAAATTGCAGGCGGGTATAGGAATCGAAAATCATTACCCGTCCGATACAAGATCATCGACGATCAGGTTCTCCCACATGTGTGACGCGATGGCAGCGTCGGACCTTTTGGATTGTAATTTTACAAATCGGTTCAGATAGTTAAGTATGGCAAATCGGAGAAATATTATGAATGCTGAGAGGGAGATATTGGCGGCAGCGATTGGACTCCACTTACCAGGTGTGTTCGGCATTGAAGCCAACGCGACCATTGGTGCCCACACAGACAGTGAAACACTTGTCAAACCAGCGGTTGTATCCATTGCCGTGCAGCAGCTTCTTGCCAAAGTTGTCCAGCAGTTCCGGACGCGCCAAATCGAACTCGAAGGGCTCATCATCCAGGGAGAGCACAAATGCGGCCGACTCGATGGTGCGCAGAGAGGTTTGATTGACTCCCCACGAGAAGAATGTGTTGCGAGCCTCCGCCCACTTGGAGCGATTCCAGGCGGTCAGGGCAGCCAAGTGCTCCTCACCTTCCACGGGAGTGGCTTTGCCCTTCAGGATTTCCTCAATTTGACTGCAAAATAATAGGAATTAATCACTATCCCTTAAACTGTTGTGGCCACATGTCACTTACACTTGCAATTCGCAAGGGCGCAGGATGCGACCCTTGTGGTAGATGAGCATCTTGTAGTAGCAGCCCTTGTGTAGAACCACAATGTGGTTGGAGTCCCTGTAGTGGATGATACGATCGGTTTCCAGGCCTGGCACGCGTGCCGTGTTGAAGGTACGTTCGTACTGCCAGGAGCACAGAGGAATCATGCCCTGAACCATGATCTAAAAATGAGTAAACAGATTTAAAGTAAGACATATGTTCAAAAAGTACTAAGTACACGTcctaaatacatatacaaatattcaTTCCAACAAAGCAAATAGATATGACTAATGAGGGCTATATGAAGTAGTTAAAAAACTCATGAAATTGTGCcgtaaaatatttcaaatatttagtGGAATTTTACGCCAACGCGAGATCAAGTGTCGGCGTTAACACACATTAAACGCTAtctatacaaatatttttaaaaatgctaTTCCATATACATTATACTTACAGGCTGCAGTTCTTGGTGCTCAATAAGTCGACGGAAGTTCAGAAGCAGGGAAATCACATTGGCCGCACGCGCCGCCTGTTTGTCGGTGAGGTTCATGAAGATCGCATCCGTGCCGTAGAAGTTGCTGTTCACGCAGAGAGGACTGCGACCACGAAGGTAGACGTACTCCTCCCACCAATCCGACACGTAGTTGGTGGACCACCAGCTCTTGAGGATGAGGTACCACTGCAGCTTCTTGCCGATGGTCTGTTCGAATTCTTTGGCCAGGCGTTCCATGCGCGTGTAGTTCTCATCATCCAGCAGGGGACGAACACTTCGAAGGTACCTGGTCATGGTGTCTTTAACGGAGGGCAGTGGAAGCCTGGGCAGAGACCCCTGGAAGCTGTACAGGCCCGGCTTGTTCCAACTAGATAGAACCCGcaccactgccacccacaACATGGTGGGCAGTGAGACGCGGCTGCCGGGAGCTCTGGACTCGTACATCCAGCCCTTGTACATGAGCAGCAGCTTGAGCGTGTATCTCATGGTGAAACATATCGATAGCCAGACGACTAGAGCGGCCAAAAAACAGGCGGTCACCTGCCAGTTTATCGTATTGGAAGGCAGGTGCACCAGTATCCGATTGGTCAGATTGAATGGAGCCTGGTAGCCCGCAAAGTGTAGACCCAGCGCTATTGCTGAGATCAGCCAGAGGCTCTGGATGTGAGCCGGATAGACGCCATTGCGTACGCCGTTCTGGAAAGAATTGACATATACATAAGTTGCAATCCATTTGAGTCTGTGATCTGAACTTACCCTTGCGCGACCCAAGCGCTTTTTCCAGGAACGAACTCCTGAGTTCCACACCAAATTGAGCACCTCGTGGTCATAGTTGATGTCGAAGCCCTCGTGGGTGATGGCAAACGAAAATGCCACGGCGGCATGGGCTTCAGCCATACCTGTTGGCTACTAATGATATCCCACGTACAAGAAAAGTGCTGCAAGAGACAGATAATGGGTATAAGCAACGGATAGAAAGTTTAAGATAAAAGTCAAGGGAAATCTAGCGCATTTCAAATAGAAGTCAGATGCAGCAGACTCGAAAAACTCATCTTTCGCCAAGGTGAACGCCCATTAAACCAAAATTTTGACTGCCGATAACTTGTTTCTTTGTGGTCTAGATAGGTCGTAGTAAACATTATCTGATAAGGTGGAATGGAAATTGCCAGACATACAAACAGGCCTTATGattcataaacaaataacatcTTGGTCATTTTGCCACTCGCTTTTGAGTTAAAATGCGTTTTAGATTGTAGATACTTCACATTCGTGTATCTCTGTTTTCATAAGTGTTTTGTTTGGAGCGGTGCGAGTCCAAAGTTCACTTATTGCACGCTACAGATTCgttaaacatacatatatatataaattaattagtatACAGCTCTCGATGTCATAACACTTTACATGCAATTGATGATTGACGTCACTGAGCGCAGCTTTATTCAGCTGGGGCTAGGGTTATCATCGCCGAGACTAACGATAGAGTCTGTCTGTGATTGTGACTCTGAGTCCGTCGAATGGATGGCATTCAATTCTAGAACGGCCTCGAGTGGTTAGGAAGCAACGAAGACAAAGTACACCTTTCCTCACTCGAAAGATAATTGCTCcgataaataatttgtaagcTTCGCCAGTCAGCTGCAGTTCTACACCTTCGCCGGGTTTGGAttcgcaaataaattgcacaacTATTTGATTGCTATTGTGTTTCGTTTGAGTGGCTAATTCAGCGTTTTTACTCAGCTTTGGAACTCGACGTGCGAtgcatatatgcacatatatgtttatttatatatatctatttataaaatgaaaataaataaagtgctTCATGAACTCCCAGCATGCCCGAAAATACACTTCGTTTTGCTAGACTCTGGCCTAAGGAAAACCTTGAATCGATGTAGAAACCTTGGTGAAGGTCAGTGCATCCAATCGGATATCTATTGCCCAAACATATCAATAAAGCAGAATGACCACCAGCTCCAACTCGAAATAGCCACAACAAGATACGATACGAATTCATTTTCGTTTGACCCACTTTGTGGCGACGACTATGCGGCGTATGCTTAATAATTTTGAGCACCGACCACTACcggcatttatttgtttgcgtATCGGCGAGAGGAGCAACAATAACCACTACAAAAGCCACCTCAACATGGCAAAATAAGAAGGCAC
This window contains:
- the LOC27208567 gene encoding chromatin assembly factor 1 subunit B, translating into MKCKIPEISWHNRDPVLSVDIQQNGLGLRSPTICRLASGGSDAHVLIWYVNRSDDAEGVDVELAADLSRHQRAVNAVRWSPNGELLASGDDESVVFIWKQKADHEVVNIVDADGCSEQDKEVWLTLKVLRGHREDIYDLSWAPNSQFLVSGSVDNTAMLWDVHSGKSLAILDDHKGYVQGVAWDPCNQYIATMSTDRQMRIFDVNTKRVLHRVSKCALPVKEDHEMHGKSMRLYQDGTLQTFFRRLCFTPDGNLLLTPSGITDYDGVVKPINTSYGFSRHDLSKPAFVLPFPNEYAVAVRCSPVLYRLRPYNAEKNPPIISLPYRMIYAVATKNAVFFYDTQQPVPFAIVSNIHYSRLTDLTWSSDGTVLIVSSTDGYCSLITFEPNELGDCYEDMEAVLSVVLKSSENATVLKKKRQKLRKASLDEVTASRKPLQEKSKPNTIRRASEAGIKEVGEPELDAENESSTHSVSSTKTNSPKTNASGEMKPTPIAIRRSPRKNSTAPMPIAIRRAPRKPEDKGNNESSMPKEEAEVQKTEASPVKRKMSPEAVPPAKTSQPALGVIPVMDKVIISSDEKFESPEKKSRPATPIQVRRQPRTPGSSSHFNLTPKSQPAKQATPIAVRRTPRVLIEMPVNSPVVPMEEAMDAWPLEEGITPLPATTKDSEKPLPETIKTETEPAVIEASEATCERTEDIRLVYEDTQEETPKNPTESGPSTPNNKTPRRVSLRTISTPKSKKKLLE
- the LOC6733872 gene encoding peptidyl-prolyl cis-trans isomerase-like 3, with the translated sequence MSVTLHTDVGDLKIELFCDACPKACENFLALCASDYYSGCVFIRNIKGFIVQTGDPTNTGKNGQSIWGQKFDDEFKETIKHTDRGMVSMANNGPNANASQFFITYAAQPNLDLKYTLFGRVIDGFDALDELEKLPVNPKNYRPHVDKKINGVTIHANPLAT
- the LOC6733873 gene encoding carnitine O-palmitoyltransferase 1, liver isoform isoform X1; its protein translation is MAEAHAAVAFSFAITHEGFDINYDHEVLNLVWNSGVRSWKKRLGRARNGVRNGVYPAHIQSLWLISAIALGLHFAGYQAPFNLTNRILVHLPSNTINWQVTACFLAALVVWLSICFTMRYTLKLLLMYKGWMYESRAPGSRVSLPTMLWVAVVRVLSSWNKPGLYSFQGSLPRLPLPSVKDTMTRYLRSVRPLLDDENYTRMERLAKEFEQTIGKKLQWYLILKSWWSTNYVSDWWEEYVYLRGRSPLCVNSNFYGTDAIFMNLTDKQAARAANVISLLLNFRRLIEHQELQPIMVQGMIPLCSWQYERTFNTARVPGLETDRIIHYRDSNHIVVLHKGCYYKMLIYHKGRILRPCELQVQIEEILKGKATPVEGEEHLAALTAWNRSKWAEARNTFFSWGVNQTSLRTIESAAFVLSLDDEPFEFDLARPELLDNFGKKLLHGNGYNRWFDKCFTVCVGTNGRVGFNAEHTWSDAAIASHMWENLIVDDLVSDGYDETGNTKGIPEFQPPTPTRLTWDLKPCLPQIEEATIDVTKLINEVNLRILVHQDYGKGFMKKCRISPDAYIQMALQLAYYRDAGRFSLTYEASMTRLFREGRTETVRPCTIESSAWVKAMQNPNTTNDERVKMLQAACDRHQLGYQDAMCGRGIDRHLFCLYVVSKYLEVDSPFLNEVLSEPWRLSTSQTPHGQTPKMDLKKHPNCISAGGGFGPVADDGYGVSYIIAGENLIFFHISAKTTCQQTDVHRFAQNISQALTDIRSMFEQHMKDHPKPAKSLTNGKST
- the LOC6733873 gene encoding carnitine O-palmitoyltransferase 1, liver isoform isoform X2: MAEAHAAVAFSFAITHEGFDINYDHEVLNLVWNSGVRSWKKRLGRARNGVRNGVYPAHIQSLWLISAIALGLHFAGYQAPFNLTNRILVHLPSNTINWQVTACFLAALVVWLSICFTMRYTLKLLLMYKGWMYESRAPGSRVSLPTMLWVAVVRVLSSWNKPGLYSFQGSLPRLPLPSVKDTMTRYLRSVRPLLDDENYTRMERLAKEFEQTIGKKLQWYLILKSWWSTNYVSDWWEEYVYLRGRSPLCVNSNFYGTDAIFMNLTDKQAARAANVISLLLNFRRLIEHQELQPIMVQGMIPLCSWQYERTFNTARVPGLETDRIIHYRDSNHIVVLHKGCYYKMLIYHKGRILRPCELQVQIEEILKGKATPVEGEEHLAALTAWNRSKWAEARNTFFSWGVNQTSLRTIESAAFVLSLDDEPFEFDLARPELLDNFGKKLLHGNGYNRWFDKCFTVCVGTNGRVGFNAEHTWADAPVLGHLWEYIFGDDIYGYDETGNTKGIPEFQPPTPTRLTWDLKPCLPQIEEATIDVTKLINEVNLRILVHQDYGKGFMKKCRISPDAYIQMALQLAYYRDAGRFSLTYEASMTRLFREGRTETVRPCTIESSAWVKAMQNPNTTNDERVKMLQAACDRHQLGYQDAMCGRGIDRHLFCLYVVSKYLEVDSPFLNEVLSEPWRLSTSQTPHGQTPKMDLKKHPNCISAGGGFGPVADDGYGVSYIIAGENLIFFHISAKTTCQQTDVHRFAQNISQALTDIRSMFEQHMKDHPKPAKSLTNGKST